One window from the genome of Microscilla marina ATCC 23134 encodes:
- a CDS encoding PKD domain-containing protein has translation MKKYILTFTLIILSFVVLYNVKLQSDTTEDTTDKAKATLAQKQATTKKPGVENSANAPQKTLQKQAIASTTKLAKAPKKSGYLSLNHAKYAKVKHLTYAEIKKLPKRDRPDLAALQNFEMTEDPKLGYPPNHRKIAAYNYAKKLLRRKARQKAITGVKWQERGPNNIAGRTRAVMFDPNDATGKKAWAGSVAGGLWVNNDITSPTSSWTAINNFMANLSIGTLAYDPQNKNTFYVGTGPGFTGRFRGAGIWKSTDGGSNWTQLASTNVENFHNVQKIVVTSTSTIMASTGKGLMRSTDGGSNWTSVLSEFSADVELASNNHLFAATKNGQIYKSTDDGINWTKITPKDGGIRVELAVSPSNPNIVYAVAEGGAGSNDVAWFVKSVNGGDNWTDITIPKYRDPLGNEQNAHFTRGQAFFDLILAVHPTNPNVVFAGGIDVNRSVDGGVTWERITNWVGALADSYAHADQHAMMFRPGFNNELLIGTDGGVFLSQDVTASSPTFFERNRNYNVTTFYSVTMKNEKNSNYFIAGAQDNGSLRTTDAGIGAGYEVTGGDGAYCFIDQNNSAIQITSYVYNSYRLSQDGGKSFKSISDETSKGRFINPTEYDSNADILYAAGGLNELTRIQNISSTPGNLETLTLSMNNRQITHIKASPYTANRLFVGVRIFDGEGKIYRIDNAHTANPSVTEITGTYAGSHGGWISSIDVGASDNQLLATFSNYGVNSVYETTNGGTNWSNKNGNLPDMPVRWGLYNPNNRAEVLLATEVGVWSADNFTASSPVWEPTNTGLANVRCDMITYRSADGTVAVATFGRGVFTTNIFSTVTSADFSTKQTVAYAGMPVEFANNSLNGSTWAWNFGDAQTSTSRNPTHTYAAAGTYTVSLSIDGGGGDKTKTRTNYITVLPARNTPYTLANGGNFETNQTDFIGKSLLHGVNNWELGTPTGTLNTTASGSNAWKTGLTANIKNEAFSYASALYTPSFNFTSTAGAYKLKFKKSIKTKYCNAPIAMQVQYSTDGGKTWDILGSSKPTFGAVNWYNRGTFTGCNINRDIFPSLSQDGWTAATADGTINEQTEYDVSFLKGNTGVAFRFVVGVSAGSDPEDYEDGFMIDDFEIAFTDPIAEFEANNTVSYVNESVQFNYRSSGATSFNWDFGDGGTATTENPGHKYTNPGVYNVKLSINGSGGAKTTTKTGYVTVLPSKPSNYGLADGGNFDVNAQDFAAKNTAGTKFERGKSTVAGKDGTASGESAWVTGLSDNYIDDSRAHLYTPLFDFTYLGTYTLEFKAKHKFEDNWDGFIVEYTTDKGQTWFKLNNKQEEGWYNQISHPESIFGIRTPLFSGSTSGEFVTYATDLSFLGGNADGVAFRFVFLSDAATTDAGVALDDFVMTGPVAGPPVAGFTATNITGCAGQLVTFTNTSTGSITSLTWDFGANASPRTAVGVGPHQVVYLAQTATKNTVKLTANGSIVEQKVDLVSINPKHSPSLSTTVVDQNTVILNASAGDAYQWYKDDVAINGATSQTYTATVRGTYSVAVTIGGCTALSNRVPTSLHSTDFSKSIKAYPVPSLGKITVELNTSDIGQVQVNVTDLSGKVVFQTIFDKKSLTFKESLDLSGLSKGVYLLEIVTRKNKGLRRIAID, from the coding sequence ATGAAAAAGTACATACTCACATTCACACTTATAATCCTATCGTTTGTAGTGTTGTATAATGTCAAGCTTCAGTCGGACACCACTGAAGATACAACAGACAAGGCAAAAGCGACTCTTGCCCAAAAACAAGCTACAACGAAAAAACCTGGGGTAGAAAACTCAGCAAATGCCCCCCAAAAAACTTTGCAAAAACAGGCGATTGCCTCAACAACAAAGTTGGCAAAAGCCCCAAAAAAGTCGGGTTATTTGTCGCTTAACCACGCCAAATATGCAAAGGTAAAACACTTGACTTATGCAGAAATAAAAAAACTGCCCAAGCGTGACCGACCTGACCTAGCTGCCTTGCAAAACTTTGAAATGACCGAAGACCCTAAGCTAGGTTACCCACCTAACCATAGAAAAATAGCCGCCTACAACTATGCAAAAAAACTGTTGCGTAGAAAGGCCCGTCAAAAGGCCATTACTGGGGTAAAATGGCAAGAAAGAGGGCCAAACAACATTGCAGGGCGTACCCGTGCAGTGATGTTTGACCCTAATGATGCTACAGGCAAAAAAGCCTGGGCAGGAAGTGTAGCTGGGGGGCTGTGGGTAAACAATGACATTACGAGCCCTACTTCTTCCTGGACTGCCATCAACAATTTTATGGCAAACTTATCTATTGGAACCCTTGCCTATGACCCTCAAAACAAAAACACTTTCTATGTAGGTACAGGGCCTGGTTTTACAGGAAGGTTTAGAGGTGCCGGTATTTGGAAATCGACCGATGGAGGAAGCAATTGGACGCAACTGGCCAGCACAAATGTTGAAAATTTTCACAACGTACAAAAAATTGTAGTAACCTCTACCTCTACTATTATGGCAAGCACTGGTAAAGGTTTGATGAGGTCGACCGATGGAGGGAGTAACTGGACAAGTGTTTTAAGTGAATTTAGTGCAGATGTAGAACTTGCTTCAAACAATCACCTGTTTGCTGCTACCAAAAACGGGCAAATATATAAATCAACTGATGATGGAATCAATTGGACCAAAATTACCCCAAAAGATGGAGGAATAAGGGTAGAGCTTGCAGTATCTCCCTCGAACCCTAATATTGTGTATGCTGTAGCTGAAGGAGGCGCTGGCAGTAATGATGTAGCTTGGTTTGTTAAGTCGGTAAATGGTGGGGATAACTGGACGGATATTACTATTCCTAAATACCGTGACCCTCTTGGCAACGAGCAAAACGCTCACTTTACGCGTGGTCAAGCCTTTTTTGACCTTATTTTGGCAGTACACCCAACCAACCCCAATGTAGTGTTTGCAGGTGGTATAGATGTAAACCGATCGGTAGACGGTGGAGTTACCTGGGAACGAATTACTAATTGGGTGGGAGCACTGGCCGACTCTTACGCTCACGCTGATCAACATGCCATGATGTTTAGGCCTGGCTTTAACAATGAACTTTTGATTGGTACCGATGGAGGTGTATTTTTATCTCAGGATGTGACAGCATCAAGCCCTACTTTTTTTGAAAGAAACAGAAACTATAATGTCACCACTTTTTATAGTGTAACTATGAAAAATGAGAAAAACTCCAACTACTTTATAGCAGGGGCTCAAGATAATGGTTCTTTGAGAACAACCGACGCAGGTATAGGTGCGGGCTATGAAGTAACTGGGGGAGACGGGGCTTACTGTTTTATAGATCAAAACAATTCAGCTATACAGATCACCAGTTATGTATACAATAGCTATAGGTTGTCTCAGGATGGAGGAAAATCTTTCAAGAGTATTTCGGACGAAACGTCAAAGGGTAGGTTTATCAATCCAACCGAATACGACAGTAATGCTGATATTTTATACGCTGCGGGTGGTTTAAATGAGCTTACCCGAATTCAAAATATAAGCAGCACCCCAGGCAACCTGGAAACGCTTACCTTAAGTATGAACAATCGCCAAATCACTCACATCAAAGCCTCCCCTTATACTGCAAACCGTTTGTTTGTGGGAGTGCGCATATTTGATGGTGAAGGCAAGATATACAGAATTGACAATGCGCATACTGCCAACCCAAGTGTGACCGAAATCACGGGTACTTATGCTGGTAGTCACGGTGGGTGGATTTCAAGCATAGATGTTGGTGCCAGTGACAATCAGTTGTTGGCTACCTTTAGCAACTACGGCGTAAACTCTGTCTATGAAACTACCAATGGGGGGACTAACTGGTCTAACAAAAACGGAAACTTGCCCGATATGCCGGTAAGGTGGGGGTTATACAACCCAAACAACAGAGCAGAGGTACTTTTAGCAACTGAAGTAGGCGTATGGTCTGCCGACAACTTTACGGCAAGTAGCCCAGTATGGGAGCCTACCAACACTGGTTTGGCCAATGTACGTTGTGACATGATTACTTACCGTAGTGCAGATGGAACAGTGGCAGTGGCTACTTTTGGAAGAGGCGTTTTTACTACCAATATTTTTTCAACGGTTACCAGTGCAGATTTTTCTACCAAACAAACGGTAGCTTATGCTGGCATGCCAGTAGAGTTTGCCAATAACTCACTCAATGGTTCTACCTGGGCTTGGAACTTTGGCGATGCTCAAACCTCTACTTCACGCAACCCTACCCATACCTATGCAGCAGCCGGAACCTATACCGTAAGCCTGAGTATAGATGGCGGTGGTGGTGACAAGACCAAAACCAGGACAAATTATATTACGGTGCTGCCCGCCAGGAATACTCCTTACACCTTGGCAAATGGGGGCAACTTTGAAACCAACCAGACCGACTTTATTGGCAAGTCTTTGCTTCATGGGGTCAATAACTGGGAGCTAGGTACACCTACTGGTACACTTAACACTACCGCCTCTGGTAGCAATGCCTGGAAAACAGGGCTCACTGCCAATATAAAAAATGAAGCCTTTAGTTACGCATCGGCACTATATACGCCAAGTTTTAACTTTACAAGTACTGCTGGTGCTTATAAATTAAAATTCAAAAAAAGTATTAAAACAAAGTATTGCAATGCACCAATTGCAATGCAAGTACAATATAGTACCGATGGAGGCAAAACCTGGGACATACTGGGGTCAAGCAAACCTACGTTTGGAGCTGTAAACTGGTATAACCGAGGAACATTTACGGGTTGTAATATTAACAGAGACATATTTCCTTCATTGAGTCAGGATGGATGGACTGCGGCAACAGCTGATGGTACTATTAATGAACAAACGGAGTATGATGTGTCCTTCTTAAAAGGCAATACAGGGGTAGCATTCCGCTTTGTGGTAGGAGTAAGTGCAGGTAGTGATCCTGAAGATTATGAAGATGGGTTTATGATTGATGATTTTGAAATTGCATTTACTGATCCAATCGCAGAGTTTGAAGCCAACAATACTGTAAGTTATGTCAATGAAAGTGTTCAGTTCAATTACCGTTCAAGTGGAGCCACTTCGTTTAACTGGGATTTTGGCGATGGAGGAACTGCTACTACCGAAAACCCTGGTCATAAATATACCAACCCAGGGGTGTATAATGTTAAGTTAAGTATTAATGGGTCGGGTGGGGCAAAAACCACAACAAAAACAGGGTATGTAACTGTTTTACCCTCCAAGCCATCTAATTATGGTTTGGCTGATGGAGGAAACTTTGATGTAAACGCCCAGGATTTTGCTGCTAAAAATACTGCAGGAACTAAGTTTGAAAGAGGTAAATCTACTGTCGCAGGTAAAGATGGTACCGCCTCTGGCGAATCTGCCTGGGTAACAGGTTTGTCAGACAATTATATTGATGACTCTAGAGCACACTTGTATACGCCCCTGTTTGATTTCACTTATTTGGGTACCTATACACTTGAATTTAAAGCCAAACATAAATTTGAAGACAACTGGGACGGGTTTATTGTAGAGTATACTACCGATAAAGGACAAACCTGGTTTAAGCTAAACAACAAACAAGAAGAAGGTTGGTATAATCAAATTTCGCATCCTGAGTCTATATTTGGCATTCGAACTCCTTTGTTTAGTGGCAGTACCAGCGGGGAGTTTGTAACCTATGCTACCGATCTCTCCTTTTTGGGTGGCAATGCCGATGGAGTAGCATTTAGGTTCGTGTTTTTGAGCGATGCTGCTACTACAGATGCAGGTGTGGCATTAGATGATTTTGTAATGACAGGACCAGTGGCTGGTCCTCCAGTAGCAGGGTTCACAGCAACCAATATTACTGGGTGTGCAGGACAATTAGTTACTTTTACCAATACATCTACTGGTAGTATTACAAGTCTTACCTGGGATTTTGGCGCCAATGCATCGCCTAGAACTGCTGTGGGGGTAGGCCCTCATCAAGTAGTCTACCTTGCCCAAACCGCCACAAAGAATACAGTAAAGCTAACCGCTAATGGTTCTATTGTAGAGCAAAAGGTTGACCTTGTCAGTATTAATCCTAAACATTCTCCATCGCTGAGCACAACTGTGGTAGATCAAAATACAGTGATACTGAATGCGTCAGCAGGTGATGCTTATCAATGGTATAAAGATGATGTGGCAATTAATGGAGCCACTAGTCAAACCTATACTGCCACAGTCAGGGGCACCTACAGTGTAGCGGTCACCATTGGAGGCTGTACTGCACTTTCAAACAGGGTACCAACCAGTCTTCACAGCACCGATTTCTCAAAAAGTATCAAGGCTTACCCAGTGCCAAGTCTTGGTAAAATAACAGTCGAGCTGAACACTTCGGATATCGGGCAGGTGCAGGTAAATGTGACTGACCTAAGCGGAAAGGTAGTATTCCAAACAATTTTTGATAAAAAAAGCCTGACATTTAAAGAATCACTTGATTTATCGGGTTTGAGCAAAGGGGTGTATTTATTAGAAATAGTGACTCGTAAAAATAAAGGGCTCAGAAGAATTGCAATAGATTAA
- the pyrH gene encoding UMP kinase, with translation MKYKRILLKLSGEALAGENQTGIDAQRLEQYAQEIEKVVQEGIEVAIVIGGGNIFRGVETVGTGIDRVQGDYMGMLATVINGMALQSSLESHGLFTRLMSGIKMEQVCEPFIKRRAVRHLEKGRVVIFGAGIGSPYFTTDSAASLRAIEIEADVVLKGTKVDGVYTADPETDLNATRFSNISFEEVYSKGLNVMDMTAFTLCKENGLPIIVFDMNTPGNLLKVVKGEEVGTLISVD, from the coding sequence ATGAAATACAAACGCATACTTCTAAAACTAAGTGGGGAAGCATTGGCAGGTGAAAATCAAACCGGTATCGATGCCCAACGTCTTGAACAATACGCTCAGGAAATAGAAAAGGTAGTGCAGGAAGGCATTGAAGTTGCCATTGTGATCGGAGGAGGAAATATCTTTCGTGGCGTTGAAACTGTAGGTACCGGTATTGACCGTGTACAAGGTGACTACATGGGAATGTTGGCAACTGTAATCAATGGAATGGCTTTGCAGAGTTCTCTCGAAAGTCATGGGTTATTCACCCGATTAATGTCAGGAATCAAAATGGAACAGGTATGTGAACCATTTATCAAGCGTAGAGCTGTACGGCACCTGGAAAAAGGCAGGGTAGTGATATTTGGTGCGGGTATTGGTAGTCCGTATTTTACAACCGACTCAGCCGCAAGTTTGCGTGCGATTGAGATTGAGGCTGATGTGGTGCTAAAAGGCACTAAAGTAGATGGGGTGTATACCGCAGACCCCGAAACAGACTTGAATGCTACTCGTTTTTCTAACATTTCTTTTGAAGAAGTTTATAGCAAAGGACTCAATGTAATGGATATGACCGCATTTACCCTATGTAAAGAAAACGGTTTACCTATCATTGTTTTTGATATGAATACACCCGGTAACCTCTTGAAAGTTGTCAAAGGAGAGGAAGTCGGAACGCTTATTTCGGTAGATTAA
- the frr gene encoding ribosome recycling factor, with amino-acid sequence MEEEIQMYLAEAKELMDKAVQHTNHELNKIRAGKAMPNMLDSIQVDYYGAPTPLNQVASVTAPDARTLMIRPFEKSVIAGIEKAIRDSDLGLNPQNDGENIRINIPALTEERRKQLVKQVKQEIESGKVSIRNVRKDTNNSLKDLQKEGASEDEVKRAEESVQKLTNDFTNKVDDLYEKKETELMTV; translated from the coding sequence ATGGAAGAAGAGATACAAATGTATTTGGCAGAAGCCAAAGAGCTGATGGACAAAGCAGTGCAACATACCAACCACGAGCTAAATAAAATTAGAGCTGGTAAAGCAATGCCTAACATGCTTGATTCTATTCAGGTAGATTACTATGGGGCGCCTACTCCCTTAAATCAGGTAGCTTCTGTAACTGCACCTGATGCTCGTACATTAATGATTAGGCCTTTCGAAAAAAGTGTGATTGCTGGTATTGAAAAGGCGATTCGTGACAGCGACTTGGGTTTGAACCCTCAAAACGATGGCGAAAACATTCGCATCAATATTCCTGCACTTACCGAAGAACGCAGAAAACAACTGGTAAAGCAGGTAAAACAAGAAATTGAAAGCGGTAAAGTAAGCATTCGCAATGTGCGCAAAGACACCAATAACTCTTTGAAAGACTTGCAAAAAGAAGGCGCTTCAGAAGATGAAGTAAAACGTGCCGAAGAGTCTGTACAAAAACTCACCAATGATTTTACAAACAAGGTAGACGATCTGTACGAAAAGAAAGAAACTGAACTAATGACTGTATAA